A stretch of the Lolium perenne isolate Kyuss_39 chromosome 3, Kyuss_2.0, whole genome shotgun sequence genome encodes the following:
- the LOC127343390 gene encoding uncharacterized protein produces MEHQAPEQDQEQEQGQGPAQEQEQARALEGRTLQAQQYAMVTELFEGVDFVRLRNGRAYLHAADDGRSVCLDRRAASRNAVWAVTTDLCEHTATTHVLLRGAYGRYLGAPDATAGCSCLPTCRAAAQRDRHGQQVLALLWRPCPTTRQGVFRLCDPSGRYLRANPGCLLPPCRRGVSVSACAGAYRGLGKAIQWVFEPVPRGARPLLQRTPQSLWGRLFAHVPLSGLCMRWFSGREIRWQRADESGALNEDNWRSTRFTGRHTILLERQLVGLLPREIGSHPQYTVCVRAGLNGLPTPLAIDLPRSREPLHVVLFAYTATAEDRFMYPDLNADANPPLMTNRTADPPLRLPRTLS; encoded by the exons ATGGAGCACCAGGCGCCGGAGCAGgatcaggagcaggagcaggggcAGGGGCCggcgcaggagcaggagcaggcgcgGGCGCTGGAGGGGCGGACGCTGCAGGCGCAGCAGTACGCGATGGTGACGGAGCTGTTCGAGGGCGTGGACTTCGTGCGGCTGCGGAACGGCCGCGCGTACCTGCACGCCGCCGACGACGGCCGCTCCGTCTGCCTCGACCGCCGCGCCGCGTCGCGCAACGCGGTGTGGGCCGTCACGACGGACCTCTGCGAACACACCGCCACGACGCACGTCCTCCTCCGCGGCGCCTACGGCCGCTACCTCGGGGCCCCCGACGCCACCGCGGGCTGCTCGTGCCTCCCCACCTGCCGCGCCGCCGCGCAGCGCGACCGCCACGGCCAGCAGGTcctggccctcctctggcggccctGCCCGACCACCCGCCAGGGCGTCTTCCGCCTTTGCGACCCGTCCGGGCGCTACCTCCGCGCCAACCCGGGGTGCCTCCTGCCGCCGTGCCGCCGCGGAGTCTCCGTCTCCGCCTGCGCTGGCGCTTACCGCGGCCTCGGCAAGGCCATCCAGTGGGTGTTCGAGCCCGTCCCCAGGGGAGCCAGGCCGCTACTCCAGAGAACGCCTCAG TCGCTGTGGGGCAGGCTCTTCGCCCACGTTCCGCTGTCCGGCCTCTGCATGCGCTGGTTCTCGGGGCGGGAGATCCGGTGGCAACGCGCTGACGAGTCTGGCGCCCTCAACGAAGACAACTGGCGCTCGACACGGTTCACTGGGAGGCACACGATCCTCCTGGAGAGGCAGCTGGTGGGACTGCTGCCCCGGGAGATTGGCTCCCACCCCCAGTACACTGTCTGCGTCCGCGCTGGTCTCAATGGGCTGCCGACCCCTCTGGCCATCGACCTGCCTCGCAGCCGGGAGCCCCTGCACGTCGTGCTTTTCGCCTACACCGCAACAG CGGAGGATCGGTTCATGTACCCAGATCTGAACGCAGATGCAAATCCGCCTCTGATGACCAACCGCACTGCAGATCCGCCTCTTCGACTCCCTCGCACTTTGTCCTAG